Proteins from a genomic interval of Spirochaetota bacterium:
- a CDS encoding FAD-dependent oxidoreductase, with amino-acid sequence MHYCIIGNGVAGTEAALAIRSQDSSSAVTIITQSVHHMYYRPRLIEYLAGDIKPENLYIYKPAMYDEKHIEVLFNTQVIDIDTKSKLILLHNGSKIKYDTLCIATGATPNIPNISGITLKGVFSIRTLEDADAIIHHIENTHHKQVAVVGGGLLGLETAYSLCKRGCHVTVIEFFDRLLPRQLDNEGASILKNLLEQKGLQFVLSDSVTEIVGDSSVQKVICKSGTQINADTVIFSMGIKPQIELAKNAGLAVNRGILINNYLQTSEPTIFAAGDPTEYNGICYGIWPAAREQGKLAGMNMAGVMQEYKGTLLSVLLKITGIDLYSAGDFNKEGTRSIVHKADSVYVKFLYSDTEPLAAIVIGDMNIIKLARNVMERKAEISELITKFA; translated from the coding sequence ATGCATTACTGTATTATTGGCAATGGCGTTGCAGGTACTGAAGCAGCGTTAGCCATTCGCTCTCAAGACAGCTCATCTGCAGTAACCATTATTACGCAGTCAGTTCATCACATGTACTATCGCCCACGCCTCATTGAATATTTAGCTGGTGACATTAAACCAGAAAATCTGTATATCTATAAGCCTGCAATGTATGATGAAAAACACATCGAAGTGCTATTTAACACACAGGTTATTGATATAGATACCAAATCAAAACTTATACTATTACACAACGGTTCAAAGATTAAATACGATACATTATGCATTGCTACAGGTGCAACGCCTAACATACCTAACATTTCTGGCATTACACTTAAAGGTGTTTTCAGTATCCGCACACTTGAAGATGCAGACGCAATCATTCATCATATTGAAAATACACACCATAAACAAGTAGCAGTAGTTGGTGGTGGTCTTTTAGGACTTGAAACAGCTTACAGCTTATGTAAACGTGGATGCCATGTTACTGTCATTGAGTTTTTTGACCGTTTGCTACCCCGCCAGCTTGATAATGAGGGTGCCTCAATTCTAAAAAATCTTCTGGAACAAAAGGGCCTGCAGTTTGTATTGTCAGATTCGGTTACAGAAATTGTGGGCGATAGCTCCGTACAAAAAGTAATCTGTAAATCAGGAACACAAATTAACGCAGACACTGTGATTTTTTCAATGGGTATTAAACCACAAATAGAACTTGCAAAAAATGCTGGGCTTGCAGTAAACCGTGGAATACTTATCAATAACTATCTCCAGACATCAGAACCAACAATTTTTGCCGCTGGTGATCCTACTGAGTACAATGGCATTTGTTATGGTATATGGCCTGCTGCACGTGAACAGGGTAAGCTGGCAGGAATGAATATGGCTGGAGTAATGCAGGAATACAAAGGCACATTGCTTTCAGTATTGCTAAAAATAACTGGTATTGACCTTTACTCAGCAGGCGATTTTAATAAGGAAGGCACAAGATCCATTGTTCATAAAGCTGATAGTGTATATGTAAAATTTTTATACTCTGATACAGAGCCTCTTGCCGCAATTGTCATTGGCGACATGAATATTATAAAGCTTGCTCGTAACGTCATGGAACGCAAAGCTGAAATAAGTGAACTTATCACAAAATTTGCATAA
- a CDS encoding pyridoxal phosphate-dependent aminotransferase: MSYLTMLSQRANEFTSFIVMDVMAKAEELERKGQRVIHLEVGEPDFITPQVIEEAAIEALKKQKIKYTHALGLLELREAICQYYYTEYNVSLSPDQILVTTGTSPALLFAMLAILNPGEDVIVSNPRYPCYQNFIIAAGGRVNEIVTYPEEGFQYRPEDIKKKITPRTKAIMINSPCNPTGIVMSKDALQTMAQFDAQFIISDEIYHGLVYKDRAHSILEFTDRAFVINGFSKLYAMTGWRLGYCIFPKEFTKVMQRIHQNFMISANNFIQWAGIAALKYAKPDVEKMRQTYDARRKYMIQRLTQMGFTIHVEPTGAFYVFADARAFCSDSYKEAFNIVEKVKVGVTPGIDFGSAGEGFLRFSYATSLENIEEGLNRIESYLKGR; encoded by the coding sequence ATGAGCTATCTCACAATGCTATCACAACGTGCAAATGAGTTTACTTCATTTATTGTCATGGATGTCATGGCAAAAGCCGAAGAGTTAGAACGTAAGGGCCAACGCGTAATCCATCTTGAAGTTGGCGAGCCCGATTTTATAACGCCACAGGTTATTGAAGAAGCTGCCATAGAAGCACTAAAAAAACAAAAGATAAAATATACTCATGCATTGGGATTGCTGGAATTGCGGGAAGCTATTTGCCAGTACTATTATACCGAGTACAATGTTTCACTATCCCCCGATCAAATACTGGTGACAACAGGGACATCTCCGGCACTGCTTTTTGCCATGCTTGCTATACTAAATCCTGGTGAAGATGTTATTGTGTCAAATCCACGATATCCATGTTACCAGAATTTTATCATTGCGGCAGGTGGGAGAGTGAATGAAATAGTAACATATCCAGAAGAAGGTTTTCAGTATAGGCCGGAAGACATAAAGAAAAAAATAACTCCCAGAACAAAAGCTATTATGATAAACTCGCCATGTAATCCCACCGGCATTGTGATGAGTAAAGATGCTCTCCAGACAATGGCGCAATTTGATGCACAATTTATCATTTCGGATGAAATTTATCATGGTCTGGTATATAAAGACAGGGCTCATTCAATTCTGGAGTTTACTGATAGGGCATTTGTTATTAATGGATTTTCCAAGTTGTATGCAATGACAGGGTGGCGCTTGGGCTACTGTATATTTCCAAAAGAATTCACAAAGGTAATGCAACGCATTCATCAAAATTTTATGATATCAGCAAATAACTTTATTCAATGGGCAGGTATTGCAGCATTGAAATATGCAAAGCCAGACGTTGAAAAGATGCGGCAGACCTATGATGCCCGGCGAAAATACATGATACAGCGTCTTACTCAAATGGGTTTTACAATCCATGTGGAACCAACAGGTGCATTCTATGTATTTGCTGATGCCCGTGCGTTCTGCAGCGATTCATATAAAGAAGCATTTAATATTGTTGAAAAAGTTAAAGTTGGTGTAACTCCGGGCATTGATTTTGGCAGTGCTGGTGAGGGATTTCTTAGATTTTCTTATGCAACGTCACTTGAAAATATTGAAGAGGGTTTGAACAGGATAGAAAGTTATTTAAAGGGGAGATAA
- a CDS encoding NAD(P)H-dependent oxidoreductase yields MVQILILYYSRSGNTQELAKAIAEGVKQVEGAQCILRSTAEVTKDDFLNSHGIIAGSPVYFGTMAAELKRLFDDYVIIRRKMENKVGAAFATSSDPSGGKETTLLSIIQAMLIYGMVIVGDPMEATGHYGVSCIGSPDEKTKKNAALLGKRVAELAKKLWD; encoded by the coding sequence ATGGTTCAGATATTGATTTTATACTACTCACGCTCGGGGAATACCCAAGAACTTGCCAAAGCTATTGCTGAAGGTGTTAAGCAAGTTGAGGGCGCGCAATGTATTCTGCGCTCAACAGCAGAAGTAACCAAAGATGATTTTTTGAACTCACATGGCATAATTGCCGGTTCACCTGTGTATTTTGGAACAATGGCAGCTGAATTAAAACGCCTGTTTGATGATTATGTTATTATACGCAGAAAAATGGAAAATAAAGTAGGCGCTGCATTTGCTACTTCCAGTGACCCTTCAGGTGGCAAGGAAACAACTCTCCTTTCAATAATACAGGCTATGCTTATTTATGGGATGGTTATTGTTGGTGACCCTATGGAGGCTACTGGTCATTATGGTGTATCCTGCATTGGCTCTCCTGATGAGAAGACAAAGAAAAATGCAGCATTGTTAGGAAAACGTGTTGCCGAATTAGCAAAGAAACTCTGGGATTAA
- the ispD gene encoding 2-C-methyl-D-erythritol 4-phosphate cytidylyltransferase, whose protein sequence is MKHCAIIVAGGVGQRMGSSVPKQFLQLGTKPIIAWSVETFITSKLIDIIIIAIHPDYKQKLQEIVNIYFPNNKIIIANGGATRQESCYNALNAYDFSANDIVLIHDAARPFITSTMIKQCIEGAKQNSACGIYVPVKETIAHIADSTVAQVLPRQTLYAAQTPQCFRYSIISDAHKKARDNNIRDATDDVSLVVMAGYTVKAIIGDFYSNIKITTNQDMELAKVLVIQKHHNK, encoded by the coding sequence GTGAAACATTGTGCCATCATAGTAGCAGGTGGTGTGGGACAGAGAATGGGATCTTCTGTCCCAAAACAATTCTTGCAGCTTGGCACCAAACCTATCATTGCGTGGTCTGTTGAAACTTTTATTACTTCAAAATTAATAGATATCATTATAATAGCAATTCATCCTGACTACAAACAAAAGCTTCAAGAAATTGTAAACATCTATTTTCCCAACAACAAAATAATCATAGCAAATGGGGGCGCAACCCGTCAAGAATCGTGTTACAATGCATTGAATGCCTATGACTTTTCAGCTAATGACATTGTGTTAATTCACGATGCAGCCCGCCCTTTTATAACTTCAACTATGATCAAACAGTGTATTGAAGGAGCAAAGCAAAACAGTGCATGCGGAATATATGTTCCCGTAAAAGAGACAATTGCACACATTGCTGATTCAACCGTTGCACAAGTTTTGCCCCGGCAAACACTGTATGCAGCACAAACACCACAATGTTTCCGCTATTCAATAATTTCTGATGCACATAAAAAGGCACGTGATAATAACATTCGTGATGCAACTGACGATGTATCATTGGTGGTAATGGCAGGATATACAGTTAAAGCAATAATAGGCGACTTTTACTCAAATATAAAAATAACCACAAACCAAGATATGGAATTAGCTAAGGTTTTAGTAATCCAAAAACATCACAATAAATAG
- a CDS encoding MgtC/SapB family protein, which yields MNTVIDTITGLDVLHPITVFVRILCAIIAGFCIGFERERHYQPAGLRTHMVLSLGACIIMILSYFIPYVYSPHSGDPARLSAQVISGIGFLGAGAIFKYGFNIKGLTTAATIWTTSGIGMVFGAGFYFLGAIATVFLVVILQVFEKIELWLVEQKKVRILQITYYSDAIAAKQILTAIKTHTGEIDIRQVSITEDVENHTSDLVVHCRMDEDFSIRLLFEELKQLGHIKKIKID from the coding sequence ATGAATACTGTCATTGATACTATTACCGGTCTTGATGTATTACATCCTATTACTGTGTTTGTTAGAATTTTATGTGCGATAATAGCAGGGTTTTGTATTGGATTTGAGCGCGAGCGTCATTATCAACCTGCAGGCCTTCGCACACACATGGTATTGTCTTTGGGTGCATGTATAATAATGATTTTGTCATATTTCATTCCGTATGTATATTCACCTCATTCAGGAGATCCTGCACGGCTTTCGGCACAGGTTATCAGCGGTATTGGCTTTCTTGGTGCAGGTGCAATTTTTAAATATGGGTTTAACATAAAAGGCCTTACCACTGCTGCAACAATCTGGACAACTTCAGGCATAGGTATGGTATTTGGTGCAGGGTTTTATTTTTTAGGTGCGATAGCTACCGTGTTTTTGGTGGTAATATTACAGGTGTTTGAAAAAATTGAATTGTGGCTGGTTGAACAGAAAAAAGTAAGAATATTGCAGATTACATATTATTCGGATGCTATTGCAGCAAAACAGATTTTGACAGCAATAAAGACACATACCGGTGAAATAGACATCAGGCAGGTATCAATTACTGAAGATGTGGAAAATCACACTTCGGATCTGGTTGTTCATTGCCGTATGGATGAAGATTTTAGTATACGCTTACTGTTTGAAGAACTTAAGCAGTTGGGACATATCAAAAAAATAAAGATAGATTAA
- the argH gene encoding argininosuccinate lyase, whose translation MNNKKLWGGRFSETTSKVTEQISASLHFDMRLYKQDIEGSIAHARMLCKQGILSQNDCDDIIKGLKIIEKEIEEGLFPFDEKLEDIHMNIESRLTQLVGDAGKRLHTARSRNDQVVTDVRLYLKKEIKEIQQYCVTLVKSLLNKAEENMQIIMPGYTHMQIAQPVRFSHHLLVYAWAYLRDLKRLHNAFDAADVLPLGSGALAGVNYDTDRHYLAKELQFGAIAHNSMDAVSDRDFIADFLYFAAMIGMHSSRLAEDLIMWSTAEFNFIRLSDSVTTGSSIMPQKRNPDVAELIRGKTGRLYGNLFALFTILKGLPMTYNRDLQEDKEPLFDSVDTVKLVIKGMDEMIKHMTVNGEITKKAVYKNYSTATDVADYLVMRGIPFRQAHEIVGTIVKHCEQNKKDFFALTLDELKTFSDKFDRDIYEYLDPQKSTERKKSYGSTSIENIENQIKLLKEKLNEYCH comes from the coding sequence TTGAACAATAAAAAACTGTGGGGTGGTAGGTTTTCAGAAACAACCTCTAAAGTAACTGAGCAAATATCTGCGTCATTGCATTTTGATATGCGATTGTATAAACAAGATATTGAAGGCTCAATTGCTCATGCCAGGATGTTGTGTAAACAGGGAATACTTTCACAAAATGACTGTGATGATATTATTAAAGGTTTAAAGATTATTGAAAAAGAAATTGAGGAAGGCTTGTTCCCTTTTGACGAAAAGCTTGAAGATATTCATATGAATATTGAATCACGATTAACTCAGCTTGTTGGGGATGCAGGAAAGCGCTTACACACGGCACGTTCACGTAATGATCAGGTTGTAACAGATGTGCGATTATATCTAAAAAAGGAGATAAAAGAAATACAGCAATATTGTGTTACACTTGTGAAGTCGCTCTTAAACAAAGCCGAAGAGAATATGCAAATAATTATGCCTGGATATACGCATATGCAAATTGCCCAGCCAGTGCGTTTTAGCCATCATCTATTAGTGTATGCATGGGCATATCTGCGCGACTTGAAGCGTCTGCACAATGCGTTTGATGCTGCTGATGTTCTACCTTTAGGAAGCGGAGCACTGGCAGGTGTTAACTATGACACTGATAGACACTATCTAGCAAAAGAGCTACAATTTGGAGCTATCGCACATAATTCAATGGATGCGGTGAGCGACAGGGACTTCATTGCAGATTTTCTGTATTTTGCAGCAATGATAGGAATGCACTCTTCACGGCTTGCTGAAGATTTAATTATGTGGTCAACTGCTGAGTTTAACTTTATAAGACTGTCTGATTCAGTAACTACAGGTTCGTCTATTATGCCTCAGAAGCGCAACCCTGATGTTGCTGAACTTATACGCGGGAAGACTGGCAGGTTGTATGGAAATCTTTTTGCCCTCTTCACTATATTAAAAGGATTGCCAATGACCTATAACCGTGATTTACAGGAAGACAAAGAGCCACTGTTTGATTCAGTAGATACAGTAAAGCTTGTTATAAAAGGAATGGATGAAATGATTAAACACATGACAGTCAACGGTGAGATAACAAAAAAAGCAGTATACAAGAATTATTCCACCGCTACCGATGTAGCTGATTATCTTGTAATGCGGGGAATCCCTTTCAGGCAGGCACATGAGATTGTTGGTACAATTGTGAAACATTGTGAACAAAATAAAAAAGACTTTTTTGCTTTAACACTTGATGAATTAAAAACATTTTCAGACAAATTTGATCGTGATATTTATGAATATCTTGATCCACAAAAATCAACTGAAAGAAAAAAATCGTATGGAAGCACTTCAATTGAAAATATTGAAAATCAGATTAAGCTATTAAAAGAAAAACTAAATGAATACTGTCATTGA
- the fliD gene encoding flagellar filament capping protein FliD: MPVTLGGVASGMDTDQIIQKLVEVEARPIVQWQEEKDRYSLRKEALRQLQTKLNTLNNAIKDLYGFRSPFKEKGVQISDPGVLQAQASRYAENGTHTLEVLNLASSHKISSDQIKEDEMLPSGTFSIEVDGNSYTIKFRGGNIKSLSDRINEVASSVVSATTIKTIDDKSILTIESKVPGKKGELKIRGDEEYLKKIGLVKGEKGAGRESQRIIFDTKYFTGYTGEKPVEDEDGTLTVDKDGKSLTIDAKLWREYILPVEYKAVKQSILEVSVSYSKEKSEEEVIPYKIEIGPDETTVIKGIELKGYNVSRERPLEKKPKKEVEDVIGVGVVSVEDGKRIEKIYKLDPARQGKQELPVGQDFADKKITKILFYCNDGKATFQDAALITELKGEGILDPKNVIAQASDAKFKLDGVEIVRPKNTGIDDVLKGVTLNLLGTSTKPVTITIRQNTETAVEKIKKFVEAYNDYLAFNNELTKAVKSDKVGDYQKDKNKNGIFIGDMTLMRLQNSLKTAISSAYPSNAQNPIKMLYQIGVSTGEINAKWETIREGKLIIDEAKLVEVLSENPEGVQEFFGSDNDGDNRIDNGLAFKMETVLDPYVSAGKNIIVAKMDLEDASIKATDERIERKQEHLKAYEQKLRQKFASMEKAISGSKSQGSWLDMQMKNLQKQTEK; the protein is encoded by the coding sequence ATGCCAGTCACTTTAGGCGGCGTTGCATCAGGGATGGATACCGACCAGATAATTCAAAAACTGGTAGAGGTGGAAGCACGCCCCATTGTCCAATGGCAGGAGGAAAAAGATAGATACTCTCTCCGTAAAGAAGCTTTGCGCCAGCTGCAAACCAAACTCAATACCTTAAACAATGCAATAAAAGATCTATATGGATTCAGGTCACCATTTAAAGAAAAAGGTGTACAGATTTCCGATCCTGGTGTGTTGCAGGCACAGGCATCACGGTATGCAGAAAATGGTACGCATACATTAGAAGTATTGAATTTGGCTTCCTCTCACAAAATATCCAGTGACCAGATTAAAGAAGATGAGATGTTGCCTTCGGGGACTTTTAGCATCGAAGTTGATGGAAATTCATATACAATTAAATTTCGTGGAGGCAATATTAAATCGTTAAGTGATAGGATTAATGAAGTTGCGTCAAGTGTAGTTTCGGCAACGACAATAAAAACTATCGACGATAAAAGTATTTTAACAATTGAATCCAAAGTACCGGGTAAAAAAGGTGAGTTGAAAATACGGGGTGATGAAGAATATTTAAAAAAGATTGGACTGGTAAAAGGAGAAAAGGGTGCGGGAAGAGAATCACAACGCATAATATTTGATACTAAATATTTTACTGGATATACTGGTGAAAAACCGGTAGAAGATGAAGATGGCACCCTGACAGTTGATAAAGATGGTAAGTCATTAACTATTGATGCTAAATTATGGCGTGAATATATTTTGCCGGTTGAGTATAAAGCTGTAAAGCAATCAATCCTTGAAGTTAGTGTATCGTATTCAAAGGAAAAATCAGAGGAAGAAGTTATACCTTATAAAATAGAAATAGGACCGGATGAAACCACAGTAATCAAAGGTATTGAATTAAAGGGGTATAATGTTTCCCGAGAACGGCCACTTGAAAAGAAGCCAAAAAAAGAGGTCGAAGATGTTATAGGTGTTGGGGTAGTTTCAGTAGAGGATGGAAAACGGATAGAAAAGATATACAAACTTGACCCTGCACGGCAGGGTAAGCAGGAATTGCCAGTAGGCCAAGACTTTGCAGATAAAAAAATAACAAAAATTTTATTTTATTGTAATGATGGCAAAGCTACTTTTCAGGATGCTGCGCTGATTACTGAGTTGAAGGGGGAAGGGATACTTGATCCTAAAAATGTCATAGCTCAGGCAAGTGATGCAAAATTCAAGCTGGATGGGGTGGAGATAGTAAGGCCAAAAAATACTGGTATTGACGATGTATTAAAGGGCGTTACTCTTAATTTGCTTGGTACTTCTACCAAACCAGTAACAATTACAATCCGTCAAAACACTGAAACGGCAGTTGAAAAGATAAAGAAGTTTGTTGAAGCTTATAATGACTACCTTGCATTTAATAATGAACTGACAAAGGCAGTAAAAAGTGACAAGGTTGGTGACTATCAAAAAGATAAAAATAAAAATGGTATTTTTATAGGTGATATGACTCTTATGCGGCTTCAAAATTCATTAAAAACTGCAATTAGCTCTGCATATCCTTCAAATGCTCAAAATCCTATTAAAATGCTGTACCAGATTGGCGTATCAACAGGCGAAATTAATGCAAAGTGGGAAACAATCAGGGAAGGCAAGCTTATCATTGATGAAGCAAAACTTGTTGAGGTATTGTCGGAAAATCCTGAAGGCGTACAGGAATTTTTTGGTTCGGACAATGACGGCGATAACCGCATTGACAATGGACTTGCTTTTAAAATGGAAACCGTTCTTGATCCCTATGTCAGTGCGGGTAAAAATATTATTGTGGCAAAAATGGACCTTGAGGATGCTTCAATTAAAGCAACTGATGAGCGGATAGAACGGAAACAGGAGCATCTCAAGGCGTATGAGCAAAAATTGAGGCAAAAATTTGCTTCAATGGAAAAAGCAATATCAGGCTCTAAATCTCAGGGCAGCTGGCTTGATATGCAGATGAAAAATTTACAAAAGCAAACTGAAAAATAA